A stretch of the Desulfobacter sp. genome encodes the following:
- a CDS encoding alpha/beta hydrolase encodes MLPLNHGNTRARIKQSSTRLSVSSTRRNQRRQIKHLLKFLGELFLVTGTALGIFFFANQVPDRSVKALKDRWAQPPSQFIDIGGMQVHLRDEGRKENLVPIVLLHGTSASLHTWEGWVQALKKEHRVIRFDMPAFGLTGPSPENQYTIQDYAAVVIAVLDRLRVNTCVLAGNSLGGYAAWVTALLYPDRIQRLVLVDASGYPYKSNSVPLDFIIARTPVLNRLAKNLLPRKLVETSLKNVYANPLLVTQDLVDRYFDLTTRAGNRQALAQRFSQTQPGSLAGRIPELKQPTLILWGVQDRLIPIAMGERFHREIADSKFISFDHLGHVPQEEDPQATVAALKQFLAETKVFNAQK; translated from the coding sequence ATGCTACCGCTTAACCATGGAAACACCCGTGCCAGGATCAAACAATCATCAACCAGATTGAGTGTCAGCAGCACAAGGAGGAACCAAAGGCGGCAAATAAAACATCTATTAAAATTTTTGGGCGAATTATTCCTGGTGACCGGGACAGCACTGGGCATTTTTTTCTTTGCAAACCAGGTTCCGGACCGGTCGGTCAAAGCGCTCAAAGACCGCTGGGCACAGCCCCCGTCCCAATTTATCGACATTGGAGGCATGCAGGTGCATCTGAGGGATGAAGGGCGAAAAGAAAATTTAGTGCCCATAGTGCTTTTACACGGCACAAGCGCCTCTCTTCATACCTGGGAGGGCTGGGTTCAAGCCCTTAAGAAAGAACATCGGGTCATTCGTTTTGATATGCCGGCCTTTGGCCTCACAGGCCCCTCACCTGAAAATCAATACACAATCCAAGATTATGCTGCCGTGGTAATTGCCGTACTTGACCGGCTCCGGGTCAACACCTGCGTGCTGGCCGGCAACTCTTTGGGCGGCTATGCAGCCTGGGTTACGGCATTGTTATATCCGGACCGTATTCAACGTCTGGTGCTGGTTGATGCCAGCGGTTATCCCTACAAATCAAACTCCGTTCCCCTCGATTTCATCATTGCCCGCACCCCTGTATTGAACCGGCTGGCAAAAAACCTTTTGCCCCGGAAACTGGTGGAGACCAGTCTGAAGAATGTATATGCCAATCCCTTGCTGGTGACTCAGGATCTGGTTGACCGGTATTTTGATCTCACCACCCGGGCAGGCAATCGACAGGCGTTGGCCCAGCGGTTTTCTCAAACCCAGCCGGGCAGTCTGGCCGGTCGCATACCTGAACTCAAGCAGCCCACCCTGATTCTCTGGGGCGTTCAAGACCGGCTGATCCCAATCGCCATGGGAGAACGGTTTCACAGGGAAATTGCAGACAGCAAATTTATAAGCTTTGACCACCTTGGTCATGTCCCCCAGGAGGAAGACCCACAGGCCACGGTGGCTGCGCTCAAACAATTTTTGGCCGAAACCAAAGTCTTTAATGCCCAAAAATAG